A region of Oryctolagus cuniculus chromosome 3, mOryCun1.1, whole genome shotgun sequence DNA encodes the following proteins:
- the BCS1L gene encoding mitochondrial chaperone BCS1, producing MPLSDFIVALKDNPYFGAGFGLVGVGTALALARKGAQLGLVAFRRHYMITLEVPARDRSYAWLLSWLTRHSTRTQHLSVETSYLQHESGRISTKFEFVPSPGNHFIWYQGKWIRVERSREMQMIDLQTGTPWESVTFTALGTDRKVFFNILEEARELALQQEEGKTVMYTAVGSEWRPFGYPRRRRPLSSVVLQQGLADRIVRDVREFIEHPQWYTDRGIPYRRGYLLYGPPGCGKSSFITALAGELEHSICLLSLTDPSLSDDRLNHLLSVAPQQSLVLLEDVDAAFLSRDLAAENPVKYQGLGRLTFSGLLNALDGVASTEARIVFMTTNHVDRLDPALIRPGRVDLKEYVGYCSHWQLTQMFQRFYPGQAPSLAETFAERVLKATNEISPAQVQGYFMLHKNDPTGAIHNTETLR from the exons ATGCCACTCTCAGACTTTATCGTGGCCCTGAAGGACAATCCCtactttggggctggctttgggctggtgggtgtgggcacagccctggccctggcccgaaAGGGTGCCCAGCTGGGCCTGGTGGCGTTCCGGCGTCACTACATGATCACGCTGGAAGTCCCGGCTCGCGACAGGAGCTATGCCTGGCTGCTCAGCTGGCTCACCCGCCACAGTACCCGAACTCAGCACCTCAGCGTTGAGACGTCGTACCTTCAGCACGAGAGCGGCCGCATCTCCACCAAGTTCGAATTTGTCCCCAGCCCTGGGAACCACTTCATCTG GTATCAGGGGAAATGGATCCGGGTAGAAAGAAGTCGGGAGATGCAAATGATAGATTTGCAGACGGGGACTCCCTGGGAATCCGTCACCTTCACAGCCCTGGGCACCGACCGCAAGGTTTTCTTCAACATCTTGGAGGAAG CCCGAGAGCTAGCCTtgcagcaggaggaagggaagacGGTGATGTACACAGCTGTGGGCTCCGAATGGCGCCCCTTTGGCTATCCACGCCGCCGCCGGCCCCTGAGTTCTGTGGTTCTACAACAAGGTCTGGCTGACCGAATCGTCAGAGATGTCCGGGAATTCATTGAGCACCCCCAGTGGTACACGGATAGAG GCATTCCCTACAGACGTGGCTACCTGCTTTATGGCCCTCCTGGTTGTGGAAAGAGCAGTTTTAT cacagccctggctggggagcTGGAGCATAGCATCTGCCTGCTGAGTCTCACGGACCCCAGCCTCTCCGACGACCGGCTCAACCACCTGCTGAGCGTGGCCCCGCAGCAGAGCCTGGTGCTCCTGGAGGATGTGGACGCGGCCTTCCTCAGCCGGGACCTGGCCGCAGAGA ACCCAGTCAAGTACCAAGGCCTAGGCCGCCTCACCTTTAGCGGACTTCTCAATGCCTTGGATGGCGTGGCTTCCACTGAGGCACGCATTGTGTTCATGACCACCAACCACGTTGACag ACTGGACCCTGCCCTCATCCGCCCTGGACGAGTCGACCTGAAGGAGTACGTGGGCTACTGCTCACACTGGCAGCTGACCCAGATGTTCCAGAGGTTCTATCCAGGGCAAGCACCTTCCTTGGCCGAGACCTTTGCAGAACGTGTCCTTAAGGCTACAAACGAGATCAGCCCTGCCCAGGTACAAGGCTACTTCATGCTGCATAAAAACGATCCTACAGGGGCGATCCACAACACTGAGACCCTGAGGTGA